AAAGTACCCATAGCAAAAAGACCATTCCGTAGATAATAGCTGGAAAAACTACTCCATGTAAAATATGTTCTTGCATGGGGTAGTGATACAATGCCAGCGCCAAAATAGCAATGCGAATAATGTTTACCGAATAAATAAGCACAATACCGGCAAGAATAAATAACATCGTTTTCTTAAACCCTTGAGCAAAGGCAACAATAAAAGAGATGAACAAAATAATAATACTAAGTGCATTACAACCTTCTACCACGCGCGCCAAGTACTTACCATTTACAAAAAGCTCCAGCGAAGGTTGATTTTTGTGCGGAATAACCTCAGCCTGGTATCCCATCCCATTCATAATACTACTACTTTGTTTGGCAACCAAATTTGTAACAAAGTCTGGTTGGTATCGGGTGTCTTCTGAAATCGTTAAATAGCCCGCATATAGAAAACTCAATACCAAGTAGCTCCCTAAAAAGAGGAGTAAAAATACAATCACACTTTTATATTTTACAAATAGGGATTTCACAAGGGTGTTTTAACAAAAATACAGCATTTCAAGTTGTCGAAAATCATGTTTTTGAAATACATTTGCCAAAAATATTCACAATGCCATTTAAAGATTTACGCCCTAAAGTTGGAGCAATTTTAAACAACGATACTATTTCTTCAGAGAAGAAAATGACACAGGTGTGCGAATTATTACAAGAATCTATTGGATATTACGATTGGGTAGGATTTTATTTTGCGAATCATGATACCAAAACATTACATTTAAAGGCCTTTGCTGGTGAGCCTACAGACCATACTGAGATTCCATTCGGAAAGGGTATTTGCGGACAAGTAGCAGAAAGCAATGCAAACTTTGTGGTACCAGATGTAAAGGCACAAGACAATTATATTGCATGTAGCATCTACGTAAAAGCCGAAATTGTTGTGCCGCTGTTTAAAGATGGTAAAAATATTGGGCAGATTGACATAGACTCAAATACGGTAGATCCGTTTTCAGAAGCAGACGAAAGATTCTTAGAGTGGGTTAATGAACGTATAGCTGAAATTCTCTAGCGGGACACTATTTTCTTACCATTGGCATGTGGCTAACATCACATTCCTGTTCTAATGGCCTCTACAGGATCAAGACGCGATGCAGAAATGGCTGGTAAAATACCAGAGATAAGACCAATAACAGCAGAGATGGCGGTACCCAAAAACATATTCCATCCAGATAGCACAAATTCAAAATCGCCAGTAAAGGTGGAGGCTATAACGGAAACAATAAAAACCAGCACCAAACCAATTAATCCACCAATTACGGCAAGAATAACAGCTTCAAACAAAAACTGAAACAAGATAAAACGGTTTTTAGCGCCCAATGACTTCTGAATTCCAATCAAGTTGGTACGCTCTTTCACACTAACAAACATAATATTGGCAATTCCAAATCCACCTACCAATAATGAAAATCCGCTAATTATCAATCCGATAATATTCATTTGACCCGTAATATTATCTATAAGATCTGTAAATCCTTTTAATTGATTAACAAAAAAGTTGTTTATATCGTCTGGCTTAAGTCCACGAGCCATTCGTAATTTTTGAGATAAACTGGCAATAAATTCATCGGTTTCCACCCCTTTTTCGGGTTTAAGCACTATAAAAGGCACTAAATTTCTATTGCCGCTACCAAAGACCTTTCGCACAGCATTTACGGGTAGATACCCTGCTGTATCTCTTGACCCTCCAAACAAGGAAGAACCTTCCTTTTTAAGCACCCCAATAATCGTAAATTTTCTTCCATAAAGTCGCGCTTGTTTCCCTACGGCTTGTTGCGCAGAACCAAACAGAACATTGGCGATTTCGTCTCCCACAACAACAACATTAGACCCGCTGTTACTCTCTGTTTCATTAAAAAAGCGACCCTCAGCAATATCGAGTGCTTCTAATTCATAGTATTCGTAAGTTACCGCACCTATTTGAACATTGCTCACCGTAGCTCTTTCATATTTCATGGTTTCTTGAGGCACATTAAGAGTATAAGATACCGCCTGAACGTTTGGTACATTTCGTTTAATGTATTGATATTCATCGTAAGACACATCTGGAAACTGTTCCCATTTCCATCGAGGCACCTCGGTAGGACCAAAAGAAAATCGTCCTACATAAATTGTACTATTATCTAGTGAGCTCAAGCTGCCATCAATTTCTTTTTTAAGCGAATCTACCGCCGCTAATACTGCAATAATTGAAAAGATACCAATAGTAACACCTACCAAGGACAAGAAGGTACGAAGCTTGTTATTTTTAAGTGCATTTACTGCAAAATTAAAGCTTTCTTTAAGTACACGAAGGTAGATAAGCATGATTGGTTTTTTAAGCGTGACCTAACTTTTTATAAAGTTATAAAAAGTAGGACGCTTTCTGTTAACATTCGTTACAAAAAACGTTGCAGATTACGTATTTTTGCAGCTTTAAATTTCAATCCAACGTAAGTAACCGTAGCAATGAGCGATACACGAAAAATTTCTTCAGCATTAATCTCCGTATTTCATAAAGATGGCTTAGCCCCAATCGTCAAAAAATTAGACGCTCTTGGTGTTACTCTGTACTCTACTGGTGGAACGCAGAAATTTATTAATGATTTAGGTATCAAGGTAATTCCTGTAGAAGACGTTACAGACTACCCTTCTATTTTAGGTGGTCGTGTTAAAACTTTACATCCAAAAGTATTTGGAGGAATTTTAAATCGTCAAGATAATGATAGCGATGTGCGCGAGATGGGACAATTTAACATTCCACAGTTAGATGTGGTGATTGTAGACCTATACCCCTTTGAAAAAACGGTTTCTTCTGGAGCTTCAGAACAAGATATTATTGAAAAAATCGATATTGGTGGTATCTCATTGATACGTGCTGCTGCTAAAAATTTTAAAGACACTATTTGTGTTTCTTCCATGGAAGACTACGAAGATTTTCTTTCGGTTATTTCAGAAAACGATGGCGATATTTCGTTGGCAGATAGAAAACGATTTGCAGCAAAGGCATTCAATGTTTCATCGCATTACGACACGGCAATCTTTAATTATTTCAATAGTGACCATGCTATCGCCGCATTAAAAGTAAGTGAAACTAACGGAAAAGTTTTACGTTATGGTGAAAACCCACATCAGAGAGGGTTTTTCTTTGGTGATTTTGATGCCATGTTCGATAAATTACATGGCAAAGAACTAAGCTATAACAACCTGTTAGATGTAGATGCTGCTGTTAATTTAATGAACGAATTTAAGGGTGAAGCACCTACGTTTGCTATTTTAAAACATAACAATGCTTGTGGCATGGCACAACGCGATTCAATTTTAGATGCGTACAATGATGCTTTGGCAGGAGATCCCGTTTCGGCATTTGGCGGTATTTTAATTAGCAATTCTGAAATCGATGCTTCTACTGCAGATGAAATACACAAATTATTCTGTGAAGTTGTTATTGCCCCTTCCTTTTCCGAAGAAGCCTTAGCGATTTTAAAAGGTAAAAAGAATAGAATCTTATTAATTCAAAAAGATGCTGTCTTACCAAAAACTACGGTTCGCACATGTTTAAATGGTGTTCTGGTTCAGGATAAAGATCACAAAACCGATACTGTTTCAGAATTAACAAATGCCACCAACAATAAACCAGACGCAAGAGAGTTAGAAGACCTAATGTTTGCTTCTAAAATTTGTAAGCACACAAAGAGTAACACTATTGTGTTGGCAAAAAACAAACAACTTTGTGCAAGTGGCACCGGACAAACAAGTCGCGTAGACGCATTGCGCCAAGCAATTGAAAAAGCAAACGGCTTTAATTTTGATTTAAAAGGTGCGGTAATGGCAAGCGATGCTTTCTTTCCGTT
This Rasiella rasia DNA region includes the following protein-coding sequences:
- the xrtF gene encoding exosortase family protein XrtF gives rise to the protein MKSLFVKYKSVIVFLLLFLGSYLVLSFLYAGYLTISEDTRYQPDFVTNLVAKQSSSIMNGMGYQAEVIPHKNQPSLELFVNGKYLARVVEGCNALSIIILFISFIVAFAQGFKKTMLFILAGIVLIYSVNIIRIAILALALYHYPMQEHILHGVVFPAIIYGMVFLLWVLWVRMLTPKKMRL
- a CDS encoding GAF domain-containing protein encodes the protein MPFKDLRPKVGAILNNDTISSEKKMTQVCELLQESIGYYDWVGFYFANHDTKTLHLKAFAGEPTDHTEIPFGKGICGQVAESNANFVVPDVKAQDNYIACSIYVKAEIVVPLFKDGKNIGQIDIDSNTVDPFSEADERFLEWVNERIAEIL
- a CDS encoding ABC transporter permease; translated protein: MLIYLRVLKESFNFAVNALKNNKLRTFLSLVGVTIGIFSIIAVLAAVDSLKKEIDGSLSSLDNSTIYVGRFSFGPTEVPRWKWEQFPDVSYDEYQYIKRNVPNVQAVSYTLNVPQETMKYERATVSNVQIGAVTYEYYELEALDIAEGRFFNETESNSGSNVVVVGDEIANVLFGSAQQAVGKQARLYGRKFTIIGVLKKEGSSLFGGSRDTAGYLPVNAVRKVFGSGNRNLVPFIVLKPEKGVETDEFIASLSQKLRMARGLKPDDINNFFVNQLKGFTDLIDNITGQMNIIGLIISGFSLLVGGFGIANIMFVSVKERTNLIGIQKSLGAKNRFILFQFLFEAVILAVIGGLIGLVLVFIVSVIASTFTGDFEFVLSGWNMFLGTAISAVIGLISGILPAISASRLDPVEAIRTGM
- the purH gene encoding bifunctional phosphoribosylaminoimidazolecarboxamide formyltransferase/IMP cyclohydrolase, translated to MSDTRKISSALISVFHKDGLAPIVKKLDALGVTLYSTGGTQKFINDLGIKVIPVEDVTDYPSILGGRVKTLHPKVFGGILNRQDNDSDVREMGQFNIPQLDVVIVDLYPFEKTVSSGASEQDIIEKIDIGGISLIRAAAKNFKDTICVSSMEDYEDFLSVISENDGDISLADRKRFAAKAFNVSSHYDTAIFNYFNSDHAIAALKVSETNGKVLRYGENPHQRGFFFGDFDAMFDKLHGKELSYNNLLDVDAAVNLMNEFKGEAPTFAILKHNNACGMAQRDSILDAYNDALAGDPVSAFGGILISNSEIDASTADEIHKLFCEVVIAPSFSEEALAILKGKKNRILLIQKDAVLPKTTVRTCLNGVLVQDKDHKTDTVSELTNATNNKPDARELEDLMFASKICKHTKSNTIVLAKNKQLCASGTGQTSRVDALRQAIEKANGFNFDLKGAVMASDAFFPFPDCVEIAKTAGINAVIQPGGSIKDQLSIDYCNEQNMPMVFTGTRHFKH